Genomic segment of Dehalococcoidia bacterium:
CCTCAGCAAAGCTTCCAACAAGAACTGCTAGTGCACTTGGAGGAATGATAGCTGCCAATAAACCAGAGGACATCAATGTTCCCAAAGAGATACGCCTCTCATAGCCACGCTTTTCCATTTCTGGGTGTAGGGTCGTCCCTAAAAGAGCGGTATCAGCCATTCCCGCACCGCTCAATGTGGCAAGTGCAGTTCCGGCTCCTAAGGAAATAAAGAGTAACCTTGCGCGTACTTTGCCAATCCACCGGTCCATCACATCTATCGTCAAACCTATAACCCTAGATTGGAATAAAACTTCACCTAGCAAGAAGAACATTGGAATAGCAAGTAAATTGAATGTAGCTACAGATCTATAAACGCTACCAGGCAGTAGCAGTAAACCCATGCTACCTTTAACCATAATTAACCCGGCAATATTAAGCAGTGCAAATGCTATTGCTACAGGCATGCCTGTAGACATAAGTGCAAGTAACAAGCCAAAAAAGGTGATTAGCGTTAGCCACCAGGGTAAATCTAGTCCAAGGATTTCCATTATTAGCCTACTGTCTCCCTAGGTTCGTTGCCGAGGATTTTGGTTCGGTAGACGTTATAACCCATTCTGAAGAACTGTATTCCAAGCAATCCAAATCCGTACGGGATAATCCAAGTGACGAGTGCTCTGCGGACTTCAATTCCCTGTAATAGAACCGCACCTGACTGAATTTCCTTCCACGTCGCACTTGCAGATTGCCATACTAAAATCGCGCAAACCAAAAAGCCTATAGAAGAACCTAAAATGTATAGGCGAACCTTCCATTCATGACCTAATTGCTCAGTAATGGCGCTCATTCGAACATGGCCCTCTCGCCTCAGGACGACCGGCGCAGCCAAAAAAGTAATATAGAGCAAGCTAAATTCAGTCATGGGCAAGGCCCATTCAATCGGGGCTAAAAAGACTTTCCTAAGAAGAACATTTAACCCAATAGTAACTGCCATTCCGAGAACCAATAAGGCCGCGCAGAACGCTGATAGATCAATCAAAAAATCAAATATTTGTGAAGGTATAGGGTTTTTGGATCGCTGTTTCCGCTGTGCATCGCTAATGTCAAAAATAGTGCGACTAATTTTATTGAGTGTCCTTGAAAGCATAAAGTCCAACTAGCTCATTTCATAAGGCTTACTACAACTAGCGGGCCTTCTAGAAAGGCCCGCTAGTTGTAAATTTTTAGTTGCGGTCCGGTAATACGATGTCGTTTACACATCGTATAGCTTTTGCGAGAGGTTCACCGAGAGTAGGATTTGGTGCAACAATGTAGTCAGCAATGATTTTATTGTAATGGTCATCGCTCCATGTTTTCTTCATCGAAGCATCCCAGTT
This window contains:
- a CDS encoding TRAP transporter small permease; translation: MLSRTLNKISRTIFDISDAQRKQRSKNPIPSQIFDFLIDLSAFCAALLVLGMAVTIGLNVLLRKVFLAPIEWALPMTEFSLLYITFLAAPVVLRREGHVRMSAITEQLGHEWKVRLYILGSSIGFLVCAILVWQSASATWKEIQSGAVLLQGIEVRRALVTWIIPYGFGLLGIQFFRMGYNVYRTKILGNEPRETVG